The sequence CGGTCGGCTTCTTCTCGGCCGATCAGGCCGGCGACGAAGGGCTCGCCTGGGCGAGGAACATCATCGCCGAGCATCCCGATCACGCGGTGATCATCGCGGCGCACCAGTCCGTCGACACCGGCGCGAACCGCTGGGCCAATCAGCACCTCACCAGCCAGCTGATCGATCCGTTCCCGAACGTGAAGCTGGTGCTCGGCGGGCACATCACGGGAACCGGGGTCGCGTCGCGGACCGCGGCCGAAGGCGCGCTCGTCTACGGCATCCTCACCGACTACCAGGGGCGGGTCTACGGTGGCCAGCAGTACCTGAGGTCCCTGAGCGTCGACGCCGAGAACGGGCTGCTCTACGCGAACACCTATTCGCCGTACCTCGATGCACGCACCTCCGACGGGCCGTGGCGACAGCCGATCGCCGAGGGGGCGATCCCCGGCTTCCACGGCAGTGACAGCGAGAACTTCGTGCTCGAGCTCGACTTCGGGGGGAGCACGACGCGCACGCTCGAGACGTCGTCGTTGATCATGGCGGCGGGTGAGGCGACCAGGATCGGGCCGTCGCAGGGGGTGGTGGGTGCCACCGCGGCAACCGTGATCCTCGAAGGCGTCCGTCCGGAGACGGCGTACGGCTGGTATGCCGAGTTGCGCGACGGCGCGGGCCATGTGACCCGGAGCACCACGCGCACGATCCAGATCACCGCGGCGGAGGCGCCGTCCGCACCCCTCGACGTCGTGGCGACCGGCGCCGGCGGCACGGTGACGGTGAGCTGGAGCGCGCCGGAAGACGATGGCGGAGCGCCCGTGACGCAGTACGAGGTGCGCCTCAGCGACGGCACGATCGTCACGGTCGATGCCGGCGTGCGCACGGCGGCGTTCACGGGACTCGCGCCCGGCATCTATTCTGCGACGGTGTTCGCACGCAACGCTGCGGGCCTGTCGGAGGGCTCGGCGCCGTCGAACGAGGTCGAGCTGGTCGCCGACCCCGGCGAGGATCCCGAGGCGAACGCCGCGCTGCGGGTGACCGGTGACCTCGTGCCCGGCGGCCGGATCGTGGTGCACGGCACGGGTTTCGCTCCGAACACGGCGTACGCGCTCGAGTTCCGATCTGCTGTGGTCGACCTCGGCTCCGTCACGGCTGACGAGGCCGGCGCCTTCACCACGACGGTCACAGTACCGACCGATACTGCACCCGGCGCGCACTCGATCGCCGCAGTCCGCGACGGGGTGGATATCGCCGCGATCCAGCTGCAGATCGCTCCCGCCAGCGAGCCCGGCGGAGAGCCGGGCGGACAGCCCGGCGACGGCGGCGGGGCCGTACCGGACGGTTCGGCCTCAGGCGGCGGCCTGTCCGGGCACTTGCCGGAGACGGGCTCCGACTCCGGCCGGCTCGTCGTCGGCGCCCTGCTCGCGGGCATGCTCCTGCTCGCAGGGATGGCAATGCTCCTGGTGCGCCGCCGCGCCCGCGTCGGATGGGAGAGCTGACCGCTTCGGGGACGCACGGAGCTGCTCCTCCGCGCCGGCGGCCGGCTCCGAGGACCGGCGCGCTGCGCATTCGTTCAGCTGCGCGGGGTAGCGTCGGCGGGCTGAGGAGGTGCATGGGTGAGCACGACGACGATCGGGATGCGCCGGAGGGCGGCGGCCGGGCTGCGTGACTGGCGGGACGACCTCACGAACGCCCCCCGGTTCGTTCTCGCGCTCAAGACCGCCGCGGCGGCCGCGCTCGCCTGGTACCTCGCGCCGCTCGTGCCGTTCGCGGCCGCCGAGTACTCCTACTACGCGCCGCTCGGGGTGCTGCTCAGCATGTACCCGACCTTCATCGACTCGGCGAGGTCGGGCCTGCAGATCATCGCGGGCCTCGCGATCGGCATCGGGCTCGGCCTCGGCGGGCTGGCCATGGTGTCGACGGGCGCTCCCGGCATCTCCGCCGTCGCGGCGGTGATCGCGGTCGGCGTCTGGCTCGGCGGGCTCAGGTCGCTCGGTTCCGGGCGTGAGCTCGTCGCGGTCGCCGGGCTCTTCGTGCTGCTGATCGGCGGGCGCGACGCCGACGAGTTCTCGATGTCGTATCTCGTGACGATGGCGTTCGGGGTCGTCGTCGGCGTCGTGGTGAACCTGCTGGCCTTCCCGCCGCTGTACCTGCAGCGTGCGAGCGATCGTCTCTCGGCGCTGCGCGACGCCGTCACGGCGCGGCTCGCTGAGCTGGCCGATGCGGTCGAGCACGACCAGATCGACCCGACGGCGATCGAACACGCGGCCGACGAGCTCGCCACGACCGTCACCGCGGTCGCCGCTGACGTGCGCGAGGCCGCGGCGAGCCGCCGAGGCAATCCCCGCGGGCGGCGGCGGCACGCGGACCAGCAGGAGAACGCCGACCGTCTCCGCGCGCTCGAGCGCATCGTGTTCTTCACGCGCGACCTGGCCGACGTGCTCGCGTCGATCACGCCGAGCTCCGCCGACGACGACGCCGCGCGGATCGTGCGGGGGAGCGACACCGGCGAGTCCCAGCCCGGCACCGCCCTCGACGCGACGTCTCGGGCCTCGCTCGTCGAGGCGATCCGCCGCACCGCCGACCTCGTGGCCGCCGCGCCCGGCGCCGAGGACGCCGCCCGGCGGCTTCAGGCCGCGACCGACGCGCTCGAGGCCGCGACCCGGGCGATCGACGCGCGGCCGCACCCCGCCTCGGGCATCGCCGACGACCTCACCGCCGTCGTGTGCGTCAGGCGCATCATCGAGGCGGCGCGCCCATTCACCCGACCGCGCGACTGACCGGCCACCACTCACGCGCACCGCGCCCCGCGAGCCGGGGCGCGTGACACGCCGCCCGACTGAACCCAGCGCCCTACTGTGGAAGCCATGGACCTGTTCATCGACGTGGCGAACGTCCTCGGCTCGCGACCCGACGGCTGGTGGCGCGACCGCGCCGGCGCCACGACGCGCCTGCTCGCGAGCACGGCCGAGCTGATCGGTGCCCGCGTCGAGCTGCCCGCGGGCGAAGCCCAGGCCGTGACCACGCTCGATGCCGTCACCGTCGTGCTCGAGGGCGCCGCGAAACGTGCGGAGGTGCCCGATGGGGTGGCGGTCGTCCGCGCTCCCGGCAGCGGCGACGACGCGATCGTCGACGCGGTGCAGGCACGCATCGCCGCGGGCGGGGCCGCCCTCGTCGTCACGGCCGACCGCGGGTTGCGGCGCCGGCTGCCCGCATCCGTCCAGGTCGCCGGGCCGGAGTGGCTCAACCGGCTCCTCCAGCGCTGACGCGCCGACCGCGCTGACCCGCTGACGCGCCGATGCGCTCACGCGCCGACCGACCGACGTGCTCGTGCGCCGACCGTCCCGGGTCGCTGCGATCAGCCCAGGAGCAGTCCCTGCGCGACCTCGAGCACCTCGACGTCACCGTCGGCGCCGCCGCCCTCGTGGCCGTTGTACGGCCAGATCGTGAGCTCCTTCGGCCCCTGCCACTCGTGGAACGCGCCCACGACGGTCGACGGGGGACACGTGGCATCCATGAGTGCGGCCGAGATCCACAGCGGAACCCGCCCACGCCGGGCGAAGTTCACGCCGTCGACGTAGCGCAGCGTCTCGTGCACGCGCTCGACCTCGCGCCGGTGCACCGAGAGATACCTGACGAGCTCCGAATACGGCGGAGCATCCGTGATCGTGATCGCCCGCGGGAAGTCGCACAGGAACGGGACCTGCGCGATGGTGCCGAGCACATCGGGGGCGAGCGCGCCCGCGGCGAGCGCGAGCCCGCCGCCCTGGCTGCGGCCGTACAGCGCAACCCGCGAGCCGTCGACGAGATCGATCGCGCGCACCGCGTCGATCGCGCGAACCGCGTCGGTGATGAGGCGGCGGTAGTAGTACGTCTCGCGTGTTCGCACGCCGCGCGTCATCACGCCCGGGAACTGCGGGTCGGTGCCGTCGGGGTCGGGCGTGTCGCCGACGCTCCAGGTGGAGCCCTGCCCGCGCGTGTCCATGACGAAATGCGCGAACCCGCCGGAGGCCCAGATCAGGTTCTCGGTCGGCAGCGCGCGCCCGCCGCCGTACCCCAGGTACTGCACGAGCACGGGCAGCGGGCCGTCGGCATGGCGCGGCAGGCGCAGCCAGCCGCGGATGGGCTGGCCGCGGAACCCCGGGAAGGTCACGTCGTACACCTCGAATGCGTGCAGCGGCGTCTCGATCCGCTCGACGGTGAGCTCGGCCGCATCCGTCTCGTCAGCCGCTGCGCGGCTCTCGGCGATGGTCGACGCCCAGAAGGCGTCGAAGTCGGCGGGTTCGGTCTGCGCGCTGCGATACGCGTCGAGGGCGGGGCCGTGGAGGTCGACGAACATGGTTCAGATCCTGCCGCGGACGTCGGCGGCGATCGGATGCGGCACGCCGTCGTCGGGCCGACCGGCGGATGATCCGGGCGGCGGGCCGGGCCGTCGTTCGGGGAGCAGCTCGGCCGCGGGGATGAAGCCACGCCCGGTCGGGCTCGCGGGGTCCCAGATGCCGAGCGCCGCGGCGAGCTCCCGGTACAGCACACGATGACCTTCGGCGTTGGGGTGGCAGCCGTGCCCGATCCACCGCTCGACCGCCCCGGCCTGCTCGGCGCGGCTCCAGGCCGCGTGGTGGTCGACCAGCACGGCGTCGGTCGCGACCGCGACCTGACGGACAACCTCCGCGTAGGACGCCAGGTTGGCGCGCCGGGCCGCGGTCTCGGTGGCGATGATGCGGTTCGGGGTGTGCACGATCACGGCGCGGGCGCCCGCGGCGCGCGCCAGCGCGACGGCACGGGTGAGGTCGTCGGCGAAGCCGAGCAGATCGGGCGTCGCCGTGTTCGCGTCGTTCATGCCGAACATGAGCGAGACGACGTCGGCGCGGTACTGCGACAGACTCCACTCCGCGTCATCGAGCAGATCCGGCACGGTGCGTCCGCTGATCGCGGTGCGGAGGACGTGGTCCCGCGTGCGGCCGAGCTCCCAGCGCACGCGCTCCTCGAAGAGCTGCACGTAGTCGCGCGAGCCGTTCGTGTGCGCGGCGCCGTGCGTGATGCTGTCGCCCGTGAAGAGCCAGCGGAGCGGTTCGCTCCCCGCGAGCAGCGTGCTCGCCTCGTCGAGGTCAGCCATGTTCGACGGCGGTCCAGCTGCGGGTCTCCGCCGAGCGTGCGAGCGCATCGGCGACCGCGAGCGCGGCGACGCCGTCGGTGAGCGTCACGCGTGGTTCCGCCTCGCCGTCGGCGACGGCGAGCAGATGTTCGGCCTGCCTCGCGAGCGGCTCGGCCGGCGACTCCGCGAGGGCGTACCGGCGTTCGTGGTCCTCGCCGGCCCGGCGCAGCGAGATCCGCCCGTGCCGGATGTCCGCGAAGAGGACGCCCTCGGTGCCCGCGAGCTGCAGCGTGCGCGTGCCGCGGGGCTCGACATAGTCGATGTGCGCCGCGCCCACGATTCCCGACCGGAGCTCGAGCAGGGCGTCCACCGCGTTGGGCGACTCGACGTGACCGGGCACCGCGACGGTGCGCGCGACGGCCGACACCGCGGTCACGGGGGAGAGCAGGAAGCGCAGGTAGTCCCACTCGTGCGAGTAGTCCCGGTACAGCCGGTCGGGCTCGGGGGTCGCGAAGCGCGAGGCGGCCGCCGGGATGGTGCCGTAGGCGCCGAGCATGACCTGGAATGTGGCGACGTCGCCGATCGCCCCCTCGGCGATGAGCGCGCGCACGGTCTCCACAACGCGCCGATGCCGCAGCACGTAGCCGACGAGCACGGGCACGCCGCTGCCGGCGAGGTCGTTCGCGGCCGTCGCGGCAGCG is a genomic window of Agromyces protaetiae containing:
- a CDS encoding Gfo/Idh/MocA family protein; this translates as MGSRRLVAISGLGSIARQHAAAFGRLPGIERIGFDPSEAMRDAALADGVVERVAPSLEALLDADPHAVVVAAPDPWHIQQLRAAVARGIPTLVEKPLADSLSAAATAANDLAGSGVPVLVGYVLRHRRVVETVRALIAEGAIGDVATFQVMLGAYGTIPAAASRFATPEPDRLYRDYSHEWDYLRFLLSPVTAVSAVARTVAVPGHVESPNAVDALLELRSGIVGAAHIDYVEPRGTRTLQLAGTEGVLFADIRHGRISLRRAGEDHERRYALAESPAEPLARQAEHLLAVADGEAEPRVTLTDGVAALAVADALARSAETRSWTAVEHG
- a CDS encoding acetylxylan esterase, with the protein product MFVDLHGPALDAYRSAQTEPADFDAFWASTIAESRAAADETDAAELTVERIETPLHAFEVYDVTFPGFRGQPIRGWLRLPRHADGPLPVLVQYLGYGGGRALPTENLIWASGGFAHFVMDTRGQGSTWSVGDTPDPDGTDPQFPGVMTRGVRTRETYYYRRLITDAVRAIDAVRAIDLVDGSRVALYGRSQGGGLALAAGALAPDVLGTIAQVPFLCDFPRAITITDAPPYSELVRYLSVHRREVERVHETLRYVDGVNFARRGRVPLWISAALMDATCPPSTVVGAFHEWQGPKELTIWPYNGHEGGGADGDVEVLEVAQGLLLG
- a CDS encoding SGNH/GDSL hydrolase family protein, with the translated sequence MADLDEASTLLAGSEPLRWLFTGDSITHGAAHTNGSRDYVQLFEERVRWELGRTRDHVLRTAISGRTVPDLLDDAEWSLSQYRADVVSLMFGMNDANTATPDLLGFADDLTRAVALARAAGARAVIVHTPNRIIATETAARRANLASYAEVVRQVAVATDAVLVDHHAAWSRAEQAGAVERWIGHGCHPNAEGHRVLYRELAAALGIWDPASPTGRGFIPAAELLPERRPGPPPGSSAGRPDDGVPHPIAADVRGRI
- a CDS encoding FUSC family protein, which codes for MSTTTIGMRRRAAAGLRDWRDDLTNAPRFVLALKTAAAAALAWYLAPLVPFAAAEYSYYAPLGVLLSMYPTFIDSARSGLQIIAGLAIGIGLGLGGLAMVSTGAPGISAVAAVIAVGVWLGGLRSLGSGRELVAVAGLFVLLIGGRDADEFSMSYLVTMAFGVVVGVVVNLLAFPPLYLQRASDRLSALRDAVTARLAELADAVEHDQIDPTAIEHAADELATTVTAVAADVREAAASRRGNPRGRRRHADQQENADRLRALERIVFFTRDLADVLASITPSSADDDAARIVRGSDTGESQPGTALDATSRASLVEAIRRTADLVAAAPGAEDAARRLQAATDALEAATRAIDARPHPASGIADDLTAVVCVRRIIEAARPFTRPRD